A region from the uncultured Stenotrophomonas sp. genome encodes:
- a CDS encoding conserved hypothetical protein (Evidence 4 : Homologs of previously reported genes of unknown function), translated as MARSDTPNLSARPVRAEVPPANYWQRWSVASAKPAEAVRAQLTETAAGTAAPTVQAPGLQAANEAPYRVLIVEDDRSQALFAQSVLHGAGMQAIMQMEAEGVQQAIDTHRPDLILMDLHMPGLDGMRLTTLIRQQPEQQLLPIVFLTGDVDPERQFEVLDSGADDFLTKPIRPRHLVAAVSNRIRRSRQQGQGSTGAGPAMNNPETGLPTRHNLMLQLDAALAAGESGGLMFIEIASALSLRAGARSGLGGPAAGGRAALAAR; from the coding sequence ATGGCACGCAGCGACACACCCAACCTTTCCGCCCGCCCGGTCCGTGCGGAAGTTCCGCCGGCAAACTACTGGCAACGCTGGAGCGTGGCGAGTGCCAAACCGGCCGAGGCCGTGCGCGCCCAGCTCACCGAGACCGCTGCCGGCACGGCCGCGCCAACCGTGCAGGCGCCCGGCCTCCAAGCCGCCAACGAGGCGCCGTACCGGGTGCTGATCGTCGAAGACGACCGCTCGCAGGCGCTGTTCGCACAAAGCGTGCTGCACGGTGCCGGCATGCAGGCGATCATGCAGATGGAGGCCGAGGGCGTGCAGCAGGCCATCGACACCCATCGCCCGGACCTGATCCTGATGGACCTGCACATGCCCGGGCTGGACGGCATGCGCCTGACCACGCTGATCCGCCAGCAGCCGGAACAGCAACTGCTGCCGATCGTGTTCCTGACCGGCGACGTCGACCCAGAGCGCCAGTTCGAAGTGCTCGACAGCGGCGCCGACGATTTCCTGACCAAGCCGATCCGCCCGCGCCACCTGGTCGCTGCCGTGTCCAACCGCATCCGCCGCTCGCGCCAGCAGGGCCAAGGCAGCACCGGCGCCGGCCCTGCGATGAACAACCCCGAGACCGGCCTGCCCACCCGCCACAACCTGATGCTGCAACTGGACGCCGCATTGGCCGCCGGGGAAAGCGGCGGGCTGATGTTCATCGAGATCGCCAGCGCGCTGAGCCTGCGCGCGGGCGCGCGCAGCGGCCTTGGCGGCCCTGCGGCTGGTGGCCGCGCCGCGCTGGCAGCGCGCTGA